The sequence below is a genomic window from Phoenix dactylifera cultivar Barhee BC4 chromosome 16, palm_55x_up_171113_PBpolish2nd_filt_p, whole genome shotgun sequence.
GATTCAATGCCAGAACGAACTTTAGGTGCTTTAAAAGATAAGCTTTGCTTAATTCCTGGGTCATTATCCATAAATGAAGCCCTTGAAACATAAGACAGATGTAACCTCAGTTCGCCAAGAACACTAAATAATGATTTTGTAATGCTGTTGACTGTATAGTTAAAGCACAAGCACTTCATTATTAGACAAAGTGAAGGCAGgtttacatgatgaagctttgCTTCATGCTCAACTTTTCCACTAATAGGATCATGATCAGAAGTTGCAGAAGAAAGCGTGATGTAGAGTTCTCCTAAACTGAGAGTCATTTGAAACTGCAAACCAGAATCTTGAGAAACACCACCGAGAATAAGTGCAGACGATCTACTGATTCTTCGGTGCATACAAGGGATGcacaaattaaaaaataaatctgCAGCTAGCTGATACATGAAGCAAATAAATCTCCAAAGAAGTGAAACGAGTGCAAGAATTCTTAACAATGAAGTGGTTACAAGACTGGTTGATGTTTTCAAATCAGTGGATGATGAGCACGATGATAATCTGTGACGTGCTATCTGTCGTGCACGTCCCACAGCCTCTGCAGGAAGtttctcctctagttcattaatTAGTTTCCACTGATGTTTAACATGATTCAAACATTTGCTATTGTTGGACACCCTAGCaacattttcttttaatgtcatgTTAGCAGAATATCCAACCAATGATAGCAGTAACTCATAGGCACAAACATATCGTGACCATAGCACAACAATGTGAACTATTCTTTGCAAAAAAGTTCTATGAAGAGTCAAACAACCGAGTTTTTGTCCAGCTATCTTCCAGAGCTCCTGACCGTTCCTAACACCATCGCATTCTTTGGAAGATAATACATATGACATTACCAAAAGGAGAGGAATGCTGTCTGATGAAAATTTGATGTCTGCATGTGCTATTTGAACGCCAAATCCCAGTGGTTGAGAACCTTTTAATCTGACGCATGTTGACAGACCCATCAAAGATGTGATGCAGTTTGTGTAATCATTATCCTTCAACCTGAACTCCAGACTATTGCAACTAATAGTTAAAATTCTCTCCTTTCTAGGCAGAAGTAATGAGTGTAATATTCCTCTTAAGAAAGAACTGTACTCAAGAAGCTCAGGTTCCAAACAAATATCATTCATCTTCAACACACAAGCATGATATGCATTCATAAATTGCAACTTTAATTGGATGTCTTGGAGTTGTACCTGACAACAACTTAATAAAACACCAGACAAAGGCATTGCTATATTTCCTGAAGAAGACCTATACAGAAGTCCTTCGATCATTTCATGCATGGAAGCACCCTGAAAATGATAAGAAGCATATCCTACAGTGTCTGAGCTAACAGTATGTTCATAGAGGTTGAAATAAAATTATCATGCTATGACTGCATATATTAGATACCTCATGTATTCTTTCCTGCAGATTCACATATGAACACTCATTCTACATGTGAAAAAAAATGTCTGAGCACAACAAGTAAATGAACATGACAACAGGACAAACCATGATGCATAGAATGCATGTTAGACATGTATTATAAGCATCATTATCATTGCCCTTGTCTTCTTACATTTAAGCCTTCTTCAGATCATATTGCCCCAAAATCATGTTTAACCATGAGATTTATCATCCTCTTCATGTCTTATAAGTTAGCCTTCTGACCTTCTCACTAGAACAAACTGAAAAGAGTTCCCTTCAGttaaaaattttgtttcataCAGTAGGTGTCCTCCATGGACTCTATTTAGGCAATCCAATATTTTTTGTGTGTGATGGTGCAATGCACACAATGGTGATGTCACCAAGAGTGGTACGCATACTTAACTTTTGTTCAAGCCATCCATTTTCCAACCTGTCTCTTGATTGGATTGAGCATGTTTTCCTTGTTCGTTTTCTAATTAACCTTTTGACTTAAGTATGTCAGTGCATTGACTGTAGGGGTGCCAATGGGTTGGGTCGGACCGGGTCACCCAACCCAGTTCCTTGTTCGGATCCAAATGttggacccagacccaacccaataAAAGATCGGATCAGGTCGGGTCAGGTCCAcagctacaatttttgacctaaTGAGTCATTTGGGTCGGGTTGGATCCATGCATAACCCGGTCCCAATCTAAAAAATTggggtccgggtcgggtccagTTCAGGGATAAAAACCAATACTCTAATGGCTTTGCTTGCACTGCAAATAACTGTATCTAAAAAAATTTCACTTTCTTAAAATAAGATTGATAGAGAtatagaaatatgtataaagataacaaataaatatttattttgcttaAAATGGGTTAATGTTTATCATATTTAAAATGCAGAACATGCTTAAGATATTATTAGCACAAGCTGGCATGACTGAGTTTAGGTATAAACCAAGTTTAGATATTATTAGCTATTTATTGGCCCACTATTAGTTCATTAAACTAAAGCAGCAAGTTGCATAGAACAAAGGCTCACGAGGCTCAAGCTGCCTGCAAAAGCCCTACAACCACTAAACCTAACACTAAACAAATCCTCGACCTAATGATACTAAAAGGTTGGGTCCCCATTGCCAGATAGGCAGAATAAACTTATGCACCTCTACCTGTTTTCGGTATCAATGGcatttgctatttttttttaaagttgatTTAATCTACAACACCAATTCCACTACATGTTGTTGCGTCTGTTGcttccttttccttttaaaaaaataaattcttccatacatatttttttcttttcttctgattttatgCCAGCTAAATGTAATCAATAAAAGCATTCATACTCCTAACGAGCACCAATCTCTTACCTAACCCGCCTACCTTCATGAAAAAATGTAACCCCACAGTTTGAGACCACCACGAAGCTCGATATCATTATATTATTCTACATTTCTACTCCATGTCAACTTCAGAACAGCAGTTACAAACAGAGAGTTAAGATTATGGGCTGGGCCTTAAGCATTAGCTAGGCGGCTGGGCCTACACCCCTGCAGCCCACGGGCCCAAATAGTTTAGCGGGTTCGAGTCGAGTCAGGTTGGGCCGGGTTGGATCCAAATTCAGAAAACCCAGACCCGGCTCCGAAAATGAAACAGGTCGAATTTTAGAACTCGGCCCAGCCCCACGGATCCTTTAAAACAGCTCGGATCGGGTCCAatcaggtcgggtcggatcgggtccaaTCAAGTCGGATCGGGTCAGATCacgggtcaacccgacccatttgcagccttaattgGCTGTGATTTATGGAGATGTAATTAGCATGTTAACATGATTATCATTTCAGTCTATATTTAATTATTCATCCAGCCAAAGCAATAATATAACTAGATAGTCCATATCATATTAGACTGTTCGAGAATAACATGGTAGGTATCAGCAATGGCCCATGTCGCTACTTATTTAGTAGTACCAAATCATAGTTAAGCAACATATTGTGCTACAAGGTTAGATAAGTTTTTTATCCTGAATATATAGGAACGACCTTAATTACCTAAAATGGGAACAAGTGCAGAAGTGGAATCAAGTACAGATATGAGGAAGTGGGACTTTAAATCCGAAAAATAGATAGGGAAAAAGGGAAAAACTTAGAAAGTGGAAGCAGGTTCAGGTTTCCAAAGAGTCCAGAGCAAGTGTAGTACCCTATATAGAATTTTCTCAGCTACTAAGGCAACTAGAAATTTGCATATTTTCTGCTTCTTTTTGCTACACAGTGGTGGTACACTATTCAAAAAATGGCAGCTAAAAcaacagaaagaagaaggattcaGATCTGAGTTGTTTGGACCTGGTCAATCAGATCCAAAATTGAGCAGAAATTTATCCTAGACAAAGACCAGTGCCTAGTTTGGTGCAAAATTGTTGCCAGGTCCAACCTGAATTAAGCAAACTTGTGCCCAGCCAACTCAAAGTCGGCTATGTTTAACTCAATCCTATCCAGACAACCACATTGGGAACAAGCTCTTGCAAGCTACTACCTGTGTTACTTGTTTCCAGGGTTTCTTGAATGTCAACGCTATTGGACATTCGGTCGTGGCATGAGCTAGCATGCAAATGTGAATTTCTTTGAACCATTCCACGCTagagttttcttcttttttttgtttgtttgcttGTGGGACTGCTGGTTTGCCCTTCTAATCAGAATTTATCTGGTACTCTTTAATTAATCTTTGCTTCCCTTTTATATTTGTTTTTGCTAAGTTCATGGCTATGCAAACACATTCAGTTGCTCTATTGGGCTTCCATCTTACTTCATGAACGGGCTCTAGCCACACCAATCCTTGATATATCATTGCATTCGAAAAAATTTAATTCCTATTATCTAAATTTCAGCAACAGTGGGTTTACCGGTTCAAAGATAGCAAGGCAGTGGCACCAGGCTCAAAACATCATCAATAGATTCGAAAGAACTCGCATCAAGAAATTTAAAGCCACTAAAATACCTGAGGATCGACCAAAGCAAttgccttcttcctctctcttgcaGCTAAATCTCTTGAACTCGAACGCTTCTTGCTTACAGTTTCCCTAGAAACCATGGGCATACCAACCATTAACTTCTCAAAACGCATAACTAACGCAAATTACagccaaaaaatattttaaaaaagccAAGAAACGGTATAAAAGATTCAAAACAAACCTTGAAGCTAGGGTTACATCGACACCTCGCATTTGAAGAACGAGGGAAGGGCTCGACCATGGAGAAACCCGAATATGGACTTCCCCAACCTTAAAACTTTTGAATTCTAGAGACACAGAGtcgtccatcaaagaattgAGTGCCGAGGGATCCAAGGAGAGGTTCTTGGCTCTCCCATAAGATCGTAGAAACCCTAGTTCGAGCTCCATATCTGGTTCTTCTTGCAGCCATGGCCGTAGCTGAGCCGCTACCTTCGATCGCAGTGCCTCCGCAATGAACATCACGGCGGATTGGTATCGAAGGAATCGAGAGGTTCGAGTCGTTCATCAATCGCTGCTCGCCATCACGCGGACGGACACCGGGGACCTGAGAAGAACCGCGAACAGGAGAAGATCATAAGCGTCTTTATCTGTGGTATCTCACTAATATATCGGCACTTTAATATAGAGAGCCAACAAAATAGGCAAATATTGCTGAGTTAAAATAATCGTATAGATCAAATAGACTCGATGCGCAGAACCAATGAAGTAAGTAAAAATAACCAATTTAAAATAGTTTTCTACatcaatttaatatttttatcaatgCACGATAGACTGCGCATGAGCGATAccaatgaataaaaaaaaaaaaaaaaacatggctCATGCCACAAACAAACTTTGCTAGAAGCATATTATCACTAATTTAATAGAGCAAATTAATGTGCTAGGTGACCATGCCTAGATATGTTTGATTTGTTTagttaaaatagaaaaaaatacaaaactaTGGCACATGTAGTCCATACcttcaattttaaaaatatatatatatattaatatgtgtTTAATAAAAAAGAGTTAAATGGATACATGCCCTCTCCATAAAAATTTGCCAATAATAGCGATACTAACATTGGATGCATTTCCTATAGCACATCTGCTtggataaaacaaaaaaaaaaaaaggtagaagagaaagaaagagaggagaaaagaaaaatatatatgtatatatattttaatagaaTAGGAGCAATCCCAAACTGTGTGCTAATAAAAACTAtggttagaaaagaaaaaaatttatctaAACTATCTAATTTTGTGATGAAGAAGACACAAATTATTTAAACATCCGTTTTGCTTTTCCCCAAACCATCCATTTGtagaggagaaaaaaataacAAGATAGAAGTGATTTATTCgcatttctcttctctcttttttttttttaaccagaTAAAGAGAAACTCAATTTCtcccattattttcttttttttcccacgTTCCAATCCACATTAGAGAAAGTAAACAGAAAActcagtaaaaaaaaattgtagacaaattttttttataatttatataacTAGTACATCCTGCTCAATCACTAAAAAGTAAAGAGAAGGGGGGTGTACATCCTACACAATCATGAAAAAGTAAAGAGAGGGCggtgtaaatcaaaattttgcTTGCAGTAGCATGATACAAACTCAAATCTCAAATCCATCAAAACGCTTAACCATGTATACAAATCTCTACTATTGGGTACACGCATCAAGACATTTCTCTATCATTGTTTTTATCCACACCTTTCTAACATCAACCCAATCTCTGCTATTCTGTACATCAAAAACAAAGCATCTCCGGCTGGTATATACATCTTTCTTAAATCTTTCCTCTACCACATAGAGGGCATCAACATCCCGCACGTGTTCAAGAGGCAGCCCGCACGCTGGCCCTCCTCTCTTTCAACTCCGAGAACACCGGCGAAGAGTAGCCCTTCCCGGCCCCGCCAGTGCCGTTGCTCCGCCGGTACGTCCCGCTCTGCCCTCGCACGTGCGGGGGCGAGCGCCGAAGCTCCGCCTCGGGTCGGACCCGCACGTGCTGCGGCGTCCGCACGACCAACTCGGATGCTCGCTCCGGCACCCGCCACAACTTGACGGACTTGTCCAGGCTCCCACTGTACACCACCCAGCGCGGGCCCGCGGGCCCACCGCTCTGGTCCTCCTCGATGGCCACACACTTGACGGGCGCCGCGTGGCCGGCCAATATCGCGAGCTTTGTATGGTCCCCGCTCTTCTCCCTTCGCCACACGCACAGCGTCTTGTCCGCCGACCCGCTCACCACCAAGCTCCCGGCGGCCGCGAGGCACAGCACCGCCATCTTGTGCCCGCGGAGCACCCCACAGTGAGCAGGCGGCCGGCCGGCGCCGCGGTTCTCCCAGAAGTTCACCAGCCCGTCCGACGACCCGCAGTACACGGTCCCCCCCGCTGCCGGCACAACCGCCAGTGCCGTCATGGCGCTCTCCCGCCGGAGCAGCGTCTGCACCGCCACGTGCCGGGTGGCGCCGCCCCTATTTACCCACTCCCGGCGCCACACCTTCACCGTCCCGTCGGCGGAACCGGTGAACACCAGCCTGTCGAaccccgccgccgccaccgcaTTGATGGCGTCCTCGTGGGCGTTGATCGATTCCAAGCACTTGGAGTCGGAAATTCTCCAGACTTTTAGGGTTTTATCCCAGGAGCCGGAGTAGAGGAGACCCGCGTCCTCGTCGAGGGCGAGGCAAGAAACCGCGTCGAAATGGCGCAGCCAGACGGCATTCCAGTGCCGCCGGACCTCAACGTAGTTAGAGGGGTTGATGGAGCTTTTGAGGAAGTCTTTGAGACTCGGAAGGGTGCCGATGCGCTTGTGGACGGCGGGGCTTTGGGGGGAAATTTTCCAGATGCGGATCTTGCCGTCCTGGTGGCCAGTGAAGATCTTGTCGCCGGATATGACGATGGCCTTGACGAGGCCGCTGCTGGACTTGAAGCCACCGAACTCGCGGCGGCCCTTCCAGATACGGATGTTCTTGCTGTCGGAGCCGGTGTAGAGGAGGTCGCCGGCGGTGGCAAGGGAGTACACGTGACCCTCCTCGCGGACGAGGGAGtcgaggaggccggcggagtgGGGGTCGTCGGAGGGCTGGACGAGATGGGTCCACGGGGACTTCGCAAAGGGGGAGGCCGCGGGGTTCCAGGGGGAGAGAGCATACGGGGAGCTGGCGGCGCTGGTGGGGTTGCGTTCGGAGAAGTAGGTGGGGCTGGCGGTGGCGGAGGTGGGGGTGGGGAGGTCGTCCTCACTATTGGATTGGTTAATAGGATCGCGGAGGAAGTTGGAGAGCTTGGAGTATCGCCACGGCGGGCTATACGGCGCCGCCGCGGCAGATGATGCTTTCCGGTCTCTCATAGAGATTTCGTCGAATAGGAGCCGAGCACGGAAGAGAGGAAGTGTGGACGAGACGGAGAGCTTTTCCGAAGGCTTCCGAAGAGGCATGGGAGGGCATATATAGAGGCGAGGGAGGGGAAATGTGGAGCTGTGGTCCGCGGCGGGCGTGAGACGCGTGTCGGGATAAAACTTAGATCAGAAGGGACCAGTGCTGAGGTGGCATTATAGTTGATTGATGACGTGTCCTATATAATTGGCTGCTGCCctgtaaattttgaaaaataaataatttcaaaGGAGCAACGCTGGGGCGACAAGTGCACTTTCCGGTAGGCTCATCACTTTGTTACAGTTGGAAACTATCATACGATAGCATTAGGGTAGATTCATGGAGTTGCATGAATACTTGCTAGTTGTAGATATCATTCCAATCTTCCAAAGGTTCATACTAAAGGTGGTGAGATGGATGCTTGCTGAATTGGAGGAATGATATGTTTTTTGAAGCTAATAACATAGATCTTGGTATGTATAATGATAGTTGTTGTTaatgaaaatttataatttttgccTTTTGAGAATAAGGCTGGAAAATAGTCCcagaaaaacaaataaaagtaTTATCATATATGTGATGCTAGTATCATTTGATGACTTTATCACCTCGATTTATAGCATATGTACATTTTTGTTCACCATCGAAACAAAGATGGTTTCCTAACTTTTGCGAAGGAATATGTTAAATATGGTGCAGCGTAAAAATTATATTCTTTCATGAtcgtaaataaattaaatatgctaCATGATATTGGATTTCATATGCTACACCCTTGCCTCTTTATAATATATTGTTGAAAAATAATTGACAACGCATTGTATTTCAAAGCTTCCTTTAGTATACATTGGAAAGCATGGTAACTACTCAATTGCTACCAAATAAAGAATGTATCGTGCACTCtcttgataaatggataacaaGAAACATGAGTTAATTTATAAAACTTCAAAGTTTTATAGCCGCATATGTCATCCATAATATCTTTGTGGGTCCCTAAAACTATTTAAATCATTATTGATATATTACATTGTATAAGTATTCCCGAATCATAGGAGAGAAATTTtacctaaaagaagaaaaaaatattgccTATACTATGCGTACTAACATAGCCATGTACGCAGCCAATCACAACTACTAATTTTCATTGTGGTGAACTGATATGCATGCTTGATGGATGGTGTCTAAGGAAATCATTAGCTATATGCATGACCATGTGGTGCATATAATGCAGgtaataattttttgaaaagaaaaggaaaatatttctcaCACTTGCTGCCTCTCGTTTTATTTCCAAGGAGCTCAAACAAACTATTTATTATCAAAAGTTGTTGACCATCAGAGGTTGAAATAATTGACCAAGACACGGAAGATTGACACGTCTTAAAATTCTCCAGCGCGGTTTCTAGAGTAGTTTTAGCCGTGGAGCAGAGAAGCCAAACGAAACAAGAAGTGCCGACCGCGGTTGGAGCGTTTGACTTTGTTATTAAAGCCCTAAAATGCCCCTATATCTTAAGTATATGACGCTTCTGTCCTTGAGTAACTTAGTTTGACCAATTAGGTGACGACGCGTTCAGCTTTGATCCATTGTCACGATTAGATCATGGCAAGACGTGACGGCGTTAACAGAATGCAATGAACAAACGGCGGGTAGGAGGCTGGAGGGGCCGCCGTTGTCTCCATCCTAATGGTCCACCTTTCGAGGTCAATTTCTCTAGGAACTTCATTTGCAAAGAGATAGAACTAaaatcaaagcaaaaaaaaagaaaaaagaaagagatggaaCTAAAAaggtaaccttttttttttggtggataATAACGAGAGAGTAGTACCTCCAGCTGTGCACTTGTTATAATGGTTTTGAAGATTCTAATTAACTACTtgattatttaaataaattagcaGCATTCATTGTTTTATTGTGCTATCTAGTTTATACAAGTGCTGATAATACCATTTTGATATTTATCTCATCTAGCAAGTATTTTCTAAGGAaagctaataaaatattttgatagTCTAAGATCCtctattaattttaaattattttattttatgtcatAATATAACAAATAACCATGTTGTTTTACTAGTATGTTAGCTAACAGATATTTCTTATTCTAAAGTATCGAAGAAAAAATTAACTAGATTAAAAagtcattatttttaaattaattataaattacTAATTTTTCAAAACTCTATTTCCACATAATGTCAAAAACaattttaagatgatttaacacAACACTTAACCATATCATATTAGATCTTTATATAATAAAGATGCTTGCTAATATCAGAATAGAACTGCTATTGTTTAACATGAACTTGATGTTTTATCCATTTGGTATCTCCATTGCATTTTAGAAAATAGAGTTTATCGTGTATAAGTGacaaatttaaatcagattgcctgtcattatttttattttcaaggccaatgcattattttattataaagaTAAACGGTGGAAGAGCTCTTTTACTTAGCTAGATAAGAATTATGAAACATTTGATTTAGACACTTGGCAAACCAATTTAAGGTAACTCCGCATTAATTAATGAATAATGGGTAATGCCTACATGAAAAGGGCAGTATGGTAACACCAGGGAAAATTTCAAGCTTCCAAGAGAGTCCTGGTACCAAACTCAACACGTTTAGGGAGCTTTTCACGTGATTTCCCTGCGCGATTGCGACGGCTAGAGCCCGGACGCGCCACCTGGCCCGGTGTGTGCTGGGCTCGGGCCAACCAGCCGCAAGAAAACCGTGAATGTTTTAATTACCTCAGCCCAATTTTTTCTCACTATAAtattgttttcaaaaaaaatatttttatatatttagtttattaaaatatatattacaaAATAGTTTATATTTAGTTGcacatttatttttaaaaaaattatataaaatatctattatattcttaataaaaaaatttatcttgTTCTAccgaaaaaaaattattcttcATTCTATTATATGCGGGCACCAAACTTAACACAGTTTTAAAAAAActctaataaaatataatatatttttctaatttttcagataGGTCCCTAATATGCTATTCACTGCCACGTATTTTAGCTGGAAATCAATTGTTTCCTGTGACTCATTCAGTCCTATACGTGTCATGCTAATAAAGCCTAATTACGTAATCCTGATGTGTTTTTAGGCAGTGTCCTAAATAGTTGAGGAACTCATTAAAGAAGTCATGAGATAATAATAAAGTGTTAAGGTTACGCAAATTTAGGCAGGACTTGAGCTATAAATTAATGGCACATCATCAAATGGGTGTTCTACTTTTCCACCAGCACGCTTCCAAGAAGAATCTCATAAACTAATGTGATGACATATAACGGTTAGTGCCTTTTAAGATGAGCCAGATTGTAGTTCTGGCCCTACGTGTCTTTTGGACAACCTAAAACACGAGGGTTGCCAGATAGAAATAATTTAGGATTAGTAGAGGCTGGACCATGATGAAAAAAGATAATGATCTTTATGAGAAAGATGGTCCCAAAAAATAATTGCAGGCTTGCTTTTGATCAGAAAAATAATCATAGACTTGCTAATATTCTCGCAATTCATAAAAGATTTGTTTCACTATTTCTCTCTTGTGATTCACTATAGGTTGAAGGAAACTTTATAATTAACTCGAATCCATCCTAAAGTTTGTAAACTGATTTTTATGGTGAACTTGTGAAAGTGCGACAACCACACATTAATGCTCTAAATTTGAAGAAGTTGGAACCAGTAGATGACATACAGATTTCTGAAAGCCTAGGGGCTTCACCACCATCTCTGGTTAAAGATCTAATAAAGAGATACAAGTTGATCAAGCTAGAAACAAAGATCATATGGGCTCGAGCTCCTTGGTTTGCATGTGTCTTTTTATCACCATGAGCATTTAGCACTCTGATTTATAACTGCCATGCTACTTCACGTGAAATATTTGAACAAGTTACATTAATTAGTTTATAGATTCATTTTTGCATCCTGTAAAAAAAAGTTGCAGCAGAAAACTTCCATATCTttctgcataaaagaaaaatacacaTTAATATTTTGTCAAGCTGTTCCA
It includes:
- the LOC103709167 gene encoding protein JINGUBANG, producing MPLRKPSEKLSVSSTLPLFRARLLFDEISMRDRKASSAAAAPYSPPWRYSKLSNFLRDPINQSNSEDDLPTPTSATASPTYFSERNPTSAASSPYALSPWNPAASPFAKSPWTHLVQPSDDPHSAGLLDSLVREEGHVYSLATAGDLLYTGSDSKNIRIWKGRREFGGFKSSSGLVKAIVISGDKIFTGHQDGKIRIWKISPQSPAVHKRIGTLPSLKDFLKSSINPSNYVEVRRHWNAVWLRHFDAVSCLALDEDAGLLYSGSWDKTLKVWRISDSKCLESINAHEDAINAVAAAGFDRLVFTGSADGTVKVWRREWVNRGGATRHVAVQTLLRRESAMTALAVVPAAGGTVYCGSSDGLVNFWENRGAGRPPAHCGVLRGHKMAVLCLAAAGSLVVSGSADKTLCVWRREKSGDHTKLAILAGHAAPVKCVAIEEDQSGGPAGPRWVVYSGSLDKSVKLWRVPERASELVVRTPQHVRVRPEAELRRSPPHVRGQSGTYRRSNGTGGAGKGYSSPVFSELKERRASVRAAS